The Brevinema andersonii genome window below encodes:
- a CDS encoding motility associated factor glycosyltransferase family protein → MTIKSVLNADNSHNFIICAHNREIRLHSMRPQVEAQKLFKQLPSNADLIFIGGIGLGYILDEIPQNSERFYLIFEPKSIIFDEALQKLPQLKDMLKQPNIILIQDCQILSEFMAQNRFKNVGFLIHRPYMDLFPQEMKQAKEIVAARLSQQEISNATLIRFGKIWIKNLFRNMPRYFSTLKLIDFKNSFVGQPAVIIGAGPSLAEALPYLKKHKDHAVFIACDTALPMLEAEDISVDFVITVDPQDKNAFYLRYSSDKQHILIADPGVHESSFIDYENHQIILMDAALPFYQLFQDCWKPCGLLASGGSVSTSAFDFARVIGADPIILVGQDLSFTQKKIHSQGNILTEFSRINFNKFHSAHTRHALTTYPSHARLIKGRKQNQVLADARFSVFSEWFSKEIPQTNAQVIIAGLEGAFLEGADHRTVKDAFSMLNTPILKRVIQPPKKRQKNAFYEILNSLKISVQTIIPTAHKNLIIAKKAQISRNLQQAQTATETLYSILLHPEHQKTAHILEIAMQNTVQKALELQDSSDKSEKLDIITAICQENLECLRFLERIIKKSLSLK, encoded by the coding sequence ATGACGATAAAATCTGTACTTAACGCAGATAATTCGCATAACTTTATTATATGCGCTCATAATCGTGAAATACGCCTACATTCTATGAGACCTCAAGTTGAAGCTCAAAAGCTATTTAAGCAACTTCCTTCTAATGCGGATTTAATTTTCATTGGTGGCATAGGCTTGGGCTATATTTTAGATGAAATTCCACAAAATTCTGAACGCTTTTACCTTATTTTCGAACCTAAAAGTATTATTTTTGATGAGGCATTGCAGAAACTCCCGCAATTGAAAGATATGCTTAAACAGCCAAATATAATTCTGATTCAAGATTGCCAGATTCTTTCAGAATTTATGGCACAAAATCGCTTTAAAAATGTAGGATTTTTGATTCACCGTCCGTACATGGATTTATTTCCACAAGAAATGAAACAAGCTAAAGAAATTGTTGCTGCACGGCTGTCACAACAAGAAATCAGTAATGCAACACTCATTCGTTTTGGAAAAATATGGATCAAAAATCTATTCCGCAACATGCCACGCTATTTTTCAACACTTAAGCTGATAGATTTTAAAAACAGTTTTGTAGGACAGCCTGCAGTGATCATCGGAGCAGGACCTTCACTTGCAGAAGCGCTCCCTTACCTTAAAAAACATAAAGATCATGCTGTATTTATTGCCTGTGATACAGCACTTCCTATGCTGGAAGCTGAGGATATTTCTGTAGATTTTGTTATTACTGTTGATCCGCAAGATAAAAATGCATTTTATTTACGATATAGTTCCGACAAACAACACATTCTTATTGCCGATCCAGGAGTTCATGAAAGTTCCTTTATTGATTATGAAAATCATCAAATTATTCTTATGGATGCAGCTTTGCCTTTCTATCAACTTTTCCAGGACTGCTGGAAACCATGTGGATTATTGGCATCAGGAGGCTCGGTTTCGACGTCTGCTTTCGATTTTGCACGTGTTATCGGTGCTGATCCTATTATTTTAGTAGGTCAAGATTTATCCTTTACTCAAAAAAAAATTCACAGTCAAGGAAACATTTTAACAGAATTTTCACGGATCAACTTTAACAAATTTCATTCTGCACATACCAGGCATGCTTTAACGACTTATCCTTCACATGCGCGGCTGATAAAAGGACGGAAACAAAATCAAGTACTTGCCGATGCGCGTTTTTCAGTGTTTAGTGAATGGTTTTCCAAAGAAATACCCCAAACTAATGCACAAGTTATTATTGCTGGCTTAGAAGGAGCATTTCTTGAAGGAGCAGATCACCGAACGGTGAAGGATGCTTTTTCTATGCTGAACACCCCTATTCTCAAAAGAGTGATTCAACCTCCGAAAAAACGGCAAAAAAATGCTTTCTATGAGATACTCAATTCCCTCAAAATATCAGTGCAAACAATTATTCCTACTGCTCATAAAAATTTAATTATTGCCAAAAAAGCACAAATTTCTAGAAATTTGCAGCAAGCCCAAACCGCTACGGAAACCTTATATTCGATTTTATTGCATCCTGAGCACCAAAAAACAGCCCACATTTTGGAGATTGCGATGCAGAATACTGTACAAAAAGCACTGGAATTACAGGATTCATCTGATAAATCAGAAAAATTAGATATTATCACAGCTATTTGCCAAGAAAATCTTGAATGCTTGAGATTCTTGGAACGCATTATCAAAAAATCACTTTCTCTTAAATAA
- a CDS encoding Cof-type HAD-IIB family hydrolase has product MFDPKKIKAVGIDIDGTLINSQEICTPRTETTIKNLIKTGRKIFIVTGRSTPAAISYARQIGLEDYMITYNGACIYDLRQNKTIRTITVDLQEAKDAIHIARTNNLLVLAFADDICYYEQENEILPQYLKRLNGQKMETMFGFLDNAPMDRFVKILLLGYEKEVMQAYKDLKDLHDENIYAILTTPGFRDPKNPDTALTCIEVMNRKVNKGKTLEHLLEQHGIRIHEALAFGDDNNDIEMLSMVGWGVAMDNAKEAVKICSNDITLSNDQDGVADFIEKKILF; this is encoded by the coding sequence ATGTTTGATCCAAAAAAAATAAAAGCGGTCGGAATAGATATCGATGGTACGCTGATTAATAGTCAAGAGATCTGCACTCCCAGAACCGAGACAACAATTAAGAATCTCATCAAGACTGGCCGAAAAATATTTATTGTCACGGGCAGAAGTACTCCTGCAGCTATTAGTTATGCACGGCAAATTGGTCTGGAAGATTATATGATTACATATAATGGTGCTTGTATCTATGATCTTAGGCAAAATAAAACAATTCGTACGATTACTGTAGACCTTCAAGAAGCAAAGGATGCAATCCATATTGCACGTACCAACAATTTACTGGTTTTGGCTTTTGCTGATGATATTTGTTACTATGAGCAAGAAAACGAAATTTTGCCTCAGTATCTCAAACGCCTTAACGGTCAAAAAATGGAAACGATGTTTGGATTTTTAGATAATGCTCCTATGGATCGCTTTGTGAAAATTTTACTGTTAGGTTATGAAAAAGAAGTTATGCAAGCTTATAAAGACTTAAAAGATCTGCATGATGAAAATATTTATGCTATTCTTACTACTCCAGGGTTTCGTGATCCAAAAAATCCTGACACTGCATTGACGTGTATTGAAGTTATGAATCGTAAGGTCAATAAGGGCAAAACATTAGAACATCTACTGGAACAACATGGTATTCGTATTCATGAAGCCTTAGCGTTTGGAGATGATAATAATGATATTGAAATGCTATCGATGGTAGGTTGGGGTGTTGCCATGGATAATGCGAAAGAAGCTGTAAAAATTTGCTCAAATGATATTACATTATCAAACGATCAAGATGGTGTTGCAGATTTTATTGAAAAAAAAATATTATTTTAA
- a CDS encoding glycoside hydrolase family 10 protein, translated as MKKLLIYILLVSAPAYGTHPKREFRGVWIATVFNIDWPSKKGLSPEIQKQELIKHLDNLRDMKMNAAILQIKPTSDSFYRSKLSPWSRYLTGIQGKDPLYDPLAFFIEEAQKRALETHVWINPFRILNGEPFDSLDKNHIARKNSDWIINYDGRYYFDPGNPNVQAYIQKEVMEIVRNYDIDVIHMDDYFYPYKVFKNNQLVPFNDKKSWEKYGKNKFKSKDDWRRNNTATFVKNMSEAIKKEKSYVKFGISPFGVWRNQDTDPRGSKTKSGQTNYDDLFADILKWIENKWIDYVAPQIYWDFTTKNAEFDMLVDWWANAVKNQVDLYIGIGVYKLHEQQWPLSSIKKQVEYIRKKDAIDGVIYYSSKWMLNNTKGIKQDIISNIHPYPTLIPTKSALKAPQSPINFKETISNNKRILTWDTQDQTNIRYFVIYEFPDIEAADITNPSYILTKIPADIRSFEVEFKINYNYGITAVSRMHHESELTINNKITENDGLTELDNILDSIIQ; from the coding sequence ATGAAGAAATTATTAATATATATTCTACTTGTTTCGGCACCGGCATACGGAACACATCCTAAACGTGAATTCAGAGGTGTCTGGATTGCTACTGTATTCAATATTGATTGGCCATCAAAAAAAGGACTTTCCCCCGAAATTCAAAAACAAGAATTGATTAAACACTTAGACAACCTGCGAGATATGAAAATGAATGCGGCTATTCTACAGATCAAACCAACTTCCGATTCTTTTTACCGCTCAAAACTATCACCTTGGTCGCGGTATCTGACAGGCATTCAAGGTAAGGATCCTCTTTATGATCCTTTGGCATTTTTCATTGAAGAAGCTCAAAAACGCGCTCTGGAAACACATGTTTGGATTAATCCGTTCAGAATTCTGAATGGTGAACCGTTTGATTCTCTTGATAAAAATCATATAGCCCGCAAAAATTCTGACTGGATTATTAATTATGATGGCCGTTATTACTTTGACCCTGGAAATCCCAATGTACAAGCTTATATTCAGAAAGAAGTGATGGAAATTGTGCGAAACTATGATATTGATGTTATTCATATGGACGATTATTTTTATCCTTATAAAGTATTCAAAAATAATCAATTAGTTCCCTTCAATGACAAAAAATCATGGGAAAAATATGGCAAAAATAAATTTAAATCAAAAGATGATTGGCGCCGGAATAATACAGCTACGTTCGTAAAAAATATGTCTGAAGCCATTAAAAAAGAAAAATCTTATGTAAAATTCGGAATCAGTCCATTTGGAGTTTGGAGAAACCAAGATACTGATCCTCGTGGTTCTAAAACTAAATCAGGCCAAACGAATTATGATGATCTTTTTGCTGATATTTTGAAATGGATTGAAAACAAATGGATCGATTATGTTGCCCCTCAAATATACTGGGATTTTACCACTAAAAATGCTGAATTTGATATGCTGGTCGATTGGTGGGCCAATGCTGTAAAAAATCAAGTTGATCTGTATATCGGCATTGGTGTTTATAAGCTTCACGAGCAGCAATGGCCGCTCAGTTCTATCAAAAAACAAGTCGAATACATCCGAAAAAAAGATGCAATCGATGGTGTTATTTACTACAGCAGCAAATGGATGCTCAATAATACAAAAGGCATTAAACAGGATATTATTTCCAATATTCATCCATATCCTACTTTAATTCCCACAAAATCAGCATTAAAAGCGCCACAATCCCCTATTAACTTCAAAGAAACTATTTCTAATAATAAAAGGATACTCACATGGGATACTCAAGATCAAACAAATATTCGTTACTTTGTTATTTATGAATTCCCTGATATCGAAGCGGCTGATATTACTAATCCGAGTTATATTTTAACTAAAATTCCAGCAGATATACGAAGTTTTGAAGTAGAGTTCAAGATTAATTATAACTACGGAATAACAGCTGTCTCCCGAATGCATCATGAAAGTGAGCTCACAATTAACAATAAGATAACAGAGAATGATGGTCTAACAGAATTAGATAATATTTTAGATTCTATTATTCAATGA
- the gpmI gene encoding 2,3-bisphosphoglycerate-independent phosphoglycerate mutase, translated as MNLKLNKNGFHRPGPVVLAVLDGVGISEKLEGNAVMQADMPVFDALMQSEIHRLLKAHGTAVGMPTDDDMGNSEVGHNALGAGRIFAQGAKRVNEAIADRSIFTSDTWHALIDQVKKNNSTLHFIGLLSDGGVHSHIKQLIAMIEEAAKDGIQKVRVHAMTDGRDVGARTAIQYIDQLDTIFENIKTKYGYDYSIASGGGRMVITMDRYNADWPMVERGWNAHVHGKAEHKFHSGKEAIQTFYQEDPERNDQYNPPFVIVDETNNPIGCIKDNDSVILFNYRGDRAIEISQAFTSDQFSHFDRGHRPKVLFAGMMQYDGDLKIPELFLVEPPHINHPIGEYLAANNIRTMAISETQKFGHVTYFWNGNRSGYINQNLESYIEIKSDNIPFDQAPAMKAVEITEEVIKAIESKQFDHIRINFPNGDMVGHTGNFSAVVESLEVTDKCLGQILEAVKKSNGILIVLADHGNADLMWSLDKNGHKILHTAHTLAPVPFIIYDPNYNNEYKLSSIPEPAGLSNVASTLCNLLGLEAPTTYDASLITFEK; from the coding sequence ATGAATCTTAAACTTAATAAAAATGGATTTCATCGTCCTGGTCCGGTTGTTTTAGCTGTGCTTGATGGTGTAGGAATAAGCGAAAAATTAGAAGGAAATGCTGTTATGCAGGCCGATATGCCAGTTTTTGATGCTTTGATGCAGTCTGAAATTCACCGCTTACTCAAAGCTCATGGCACAGCAGTAGGAATGCCCACTGACGACGATATGGGAAATAGCGAAGTTGGTCATAATGCACTAGGAGCGGGCCGTATTTTTGCACAAGGCGCAAAACGTGTCAACGAAGCAATTGCAGATCGTTCTATTTTCACCAGCGATACATGGCATGCATTGATTGATCAAGTCAAAAAAAATAATAGTACCTTGCATTTTATCGGCTTGCTTTCGGATGGGGGAGTGCATTCCCATATCAAACAACTTATTGCTATGATTGAAGAAGCCGCTAAAGACGGTATTCAAAAAGTTCGAGTCCATGCTATGACTGACGGAAGAGATGTAGGCGCTAGAACAGCGATTCAATATATAGATCAGCTTGACACAATATTTGAAAACATAAAAACCAAATATGGATACGATTACTCTATCGCGTCAGGCGGAGGACGCATGGTTATTACAATGGATCGATATAATGCAGATTGGCCGATGGTTGAACGTGGTTGGAACGCTCATGTTCATGGTAAAGCTGAACATAAATTTCATTCTGGAAAGGAAGCTATTCAAACTTTCTACCAAGAAGATCCAGAACGAAATGATCAGTATAATCCTCCTTTTGTTATTGTTGACGAAACAAATAATCCCATTGGTTGTATAAAAGATAATGATTCAGTGATTCTATTCAATTACCGTGGAGATAGAGCTATAGAAATTTCACAAGCTTTTACGTCAGATCAGTTTTCACACTTTGATAGAGGACATAGACCTAAAGTTCTTTTTGCTGGTATGATGCAGTATGACGGTGATCTTAAAATTCCCGAACTTTTCTTAGTTGAACCTCCTCACATCAACCATCCTATAGGAGAATACTTAGCAGCTAATAATATCCGTACCATGGCTATATCAGAAACCCAAAAATTCGGACATGTTACATATTTCTGGAACGGCAATCGAAGTGGATATATTAACCAAAACCTTGAGAGTTATATCGAGATTAAATCTGATAATATCCCATTCGACCAAGCACCAGCCATGAAAGCTGTCGAGATTACAGAGGAAGTCATAAAAGCTATTGAATCCAAACAATTTGATCATATTCGTATTAACTTCCCAAATGGAGACATGGTAGGTCATACTGGCAATTTTTCAGCTGTCGTTGAATCACTGGAAGTCACTGACAAATGCCTTGGGCAAATTCTTGAAGCAGTAAAAAAATCCAATGGAATCCTTATTGTACTAGCTGATCATGGTAACGCAGATCTTATGTGGTCTTTGGACAAAAATGGACATAAAATTCTTCATACAGCACATACATTAGCACCGGTTCCATTTATCATTTATGATCCTAATTACAACAATGAATATAAATTATCTTCCATTCCCGAACCGGCAGGCTTATCTAATGTAGCATCTACATTATGCAATTTATTAGGACTAGAAGCACCAACAACTTATGATGCATCTCTAATAACTTTTGAAAAATAG
- a CDS encoding type I phosphomannose isomerase catalytic subunit, with protein sequence MYPLKIAPVFKKKIWGGRALFNQLNKKLPDEGLYGESWEASVHPNGMGVVLNGSFSGLLFADLLADYGKEIIGERLWQKYNGQFPLLLKFLDINDKLSLQVHPDNNYALKIGQSFGKAECWYIISASPDAKVVMGIKEDIKFEYFAQQAVVQNFEGLFNEILVKDGDLVVIPPGMIHGTLAGSLLIFEIQQNSDLTYRIYDFDRLDNGIKRTLHYQESLENINFSLRPNICNFKNNKGQKILLDWEYFLLSQLVISGSYFISSIDVLRFYTSIEGTVSVSYNNNTFVLHKAEVLVLPAFCSIDIYGDALLFEILPY encoded by the coding sequence ATGTATCCATTAAAAATTGCTCCCGTATTCAAAAAAAAAATATGGGGAGGTAGGGCATTATTTAATCAGCTGAATAAGAAACTTCCTGATGAAGGTTTATATGGCGAAAGTTGGGAAGCAAGTGTTCATCCCAATGGTATGGGAGTGGTTCTTAATGGTAGCTTTTCAGGGTTATTGTTTGCAGATTTGTTAGCTGACTATGGAAAAGAAATTATTGGAGAACGTTTGTGGCAAAAATATAATGGTCAATTTCCTTTATTATTAAAATTTTTAGATATTAACGATAAATTATCGTTACAAGTACATCCTGATAATAATTATGCTTTAAAAATAGGTCAGTCTTTTGGTAAGGCTGAATGTTGGTATATCATTTCGGCAAGTCCAGATGCTAAAGTCGTGATGGGCATTAAAGAAGATATTAAATTTGAGTATTTTGCACAACAGGCAGTTGTGCAAAACTTTGAAGGATTATTTAATGAAATCCTAGTAAAAGATGGGGATTTAGTTGTGATCCCACCTGGCATGATCCATGGTACTCTAGCAGGGTCTTTGTTGATTTTTGAAATACAACAAAATTCAGATCTTACATATCGTATTTATGATTTTGATCGCTTAGACAATGGAATAAAGCGTACACTCCACTATCAAGAATCTTTGGAAAATATTAATTTTTCTTTGCGTCCGAATATCTGTAACTTTAAAAATAATAAAGGGCAAAAAATCCTTTTAGATTGGGAATATTTTTTGCTTTCTCAATTGGTTATTTCTGGTTCTTATTTTATTTCATCTATTGATGTATTGAGGTTCTATACATCAATAGAAGGTACTGTATCTGTGTCTTATAATAATAATACTTTTGTCTTGCATAAAGCAGAAGTATTGGTTCTTCCAGCATTTTGCAGCATTGATATTTATGGGGATGCTCTTTTGTTTGAGATTCTTCCTTATTAA
- a CDS encoding NAD(P)/FAD-dependent oxidoreductase, with amino-acid sequence MMYDIIFVGAGQSAVMGAYEALHINPNLKILLIDKGMMWNERIAAVSSKGKTTLSPIVYGVGGAGAFSDCKFNLDHRVGGDVFTVTGKQKVNEVINYIVNIYRSLGCDVVPIGKHMNVTMSAIKKSCIENHVQLVDTLTMHLGTDGARELYTALIQELVDKKVHFATNSEWTDLVVEEGNLVGVRYIQNDQELIALSDKIIIAVGRSGAQKMQEIARNHNIEFLHGSVDVGVRAEIPDVVMQDINQNFYEAKMIYYTKCYNDKVRTFCSNPSGFIAVEKHSDGIILANGHAYKNKKSQNTNLALLCTQNFTEPFNEPFEYARSIARMSAMLTGGKILCQSYGDLNRKRRSTDERLSHLNVTPTTNDYVAGDISLACPKRILDNIIEFIEVHGKITPGFASADLLLYFPEIKFRSVRLKIDEHMQTSLKGLYVAGDSSGYGSGLNQAAVMGILAVRHILGDQ; translated from the coding sequence ATGATGTATGATATTATTTTTGTTGGTGCTGGTCAGTCTGCTGTCATGGGGGCTTATGAAGCTTTACATATTAATCCGAATCTGAAAATTCTGCTTATTGATAAAGGAATGATGTGGAATGAACGTATTGCTGCAGTAAGTTCAAAGGGAAAAACAACACTTTCTCCTATTGTGTATGGAGTTGGTGGTGCAGGGGCGTTCTCTGATTGTAAATTTAATCTGGATCACAGGGTGGGTGGCGATGTATTCACGGTAACCGGCAAGCAAAAAGTCAATGAAGTGATTAATTATATTGTCAATATTTATCGCAGCCTTGGTTGTGACGTAGTGCCAATCGGCAAACATATGAATGTTACTATGTCTGCCATTAAAAAATCATGCATTGAAAATCATGTGCAGTTGGTTGATACGTTAACGATGCATCTTGGTACAGACGGCGCTCGAGAATTATATACTGCTTTGATTCAGGAATTAGTTGATAAGAAAGTGCACTTTGCAACTAATTCTGAGTGGACAGACTTAGTAGTAGAAGAGGGAAATTTAGTGGGAGTCCGCTATATACAGAATGACCAAGAATTAATAGCATTATCCGATAAAATTATTATTGCTGTTGGGCGTAGTGGTGCCCAGAAAATGCAGGAAATTGCACGAAATCATAATATAGAATTTCTTCACGGTAGTGTTGATGTTGGTGTACGTGCTGAAATTCCTGATGTAGTAATGCAGGATATTAATCAAAATTTTTATGAAGCCAAAATGATTTATTATACCAAATGCTATAATGATAAAGTGCGTACTTTTTGCAGTAATCCTAGTGGTTTTATTGCTGTTGAAAAACATTCAGATGGTATCATTCTAGCGAACGGACATGCTTATAAGAATAAAAAATCACAAAATACTAATCTAGCGTTATTATGTACGCAAAATTTCACAGAACCTTTTAATGAACCATTCGAATATGCACGTTCGATTGCCCGGATGAGTGCTATGCTTACGGGAGGTAAAATTTTATGTCAGTCTTATGGAGATTTGAATAGAAAACGTCGTTCCACCGATGAACGGTTGTCTCATTTGAATGTTACTCCTACAACTAATGATTATGTTGCGGGAGATATTTCATTAGCATGTCCTAAACGCATTCTTGATAATATCATAGAATTTATTGAAGTGCATGGGAAAATCACTCCTGGATTCGCTTCAGCTGATTTACTTTTATATTTTCCGGAAATAAAGTTTAGAAGTGTGCGTCTTAAAATTGATGAACACATGCAAACTTCTTTGAAAGGTTTATATGTGGCCGGTGATAGTTCTGGTTATGGTAGTGGTTTGAATCAGGCAGCTGTTATGGGTATTTTAGCTGTACGGCATATTTTAGGAGACCAGTAA